In Planctomycetia bacterium, one DNA window encodes the following:
- a CDS encoding class I SAM-dependent rRNA methyltransferase has product MISPVDARLFNAALARRKSLIESGATTAYRILNGAPDGLDGVVMERFGPVLIVQWHEGRADVSPGRVQTFAQAAHDALGTTGVYLKRFVKDRAAAGTDIDARHRDATPWIGQPVPPEITIEEHGLRFLIRPYDGFSVGLFLEHRDNRRLIRELAAGRRVLNLFAYTCGFGVAAACGGASLVANVDLSRRYLEWGRDNFALNGIETRATSEAAAPESEAGLITRFYASDTFDFFARAARQGLAYDLIVLDPPTFSRTRRPARVFELDADLHRLLAGAISLLAPGGHLFFATNYRQMSMKRIEAQLHAAAEARDAPRPPRRVKILKRPALPADFAGDADYSKSILVRID; this is encoded by the coding sequence CCCCGGTCGATGCCCGCCTCTTCAACGCCGCGCTCGCACGCCGCAAGTCGCTCATTGAATCCGGCGCAACCACCGCTTATCGAATTCTTAACGGAGCGCCCGACGGGCTGGACGGCGTCGTCATGGAGCGCTTCGGTCCCGTGCTCATCGTCCAATGGCACGAGGGGCGGGCCGATGTCTCACCCGGACGAGTGCAAACCTTTGCCCAGGCAGCTCACGATGCCCTTGGTACGACGGGGGTTTATCTCAAGCGATTCGTGAAGGACCGGGCCGCCGCCGGAACCGACATCGACGCCCGCCATCGCGATGCGACACCGTGGATCGGGCAACCTGTGCCGCCCGAAATCACCATCGAAGAGCACGGCCTGCGATTTCTTATCCGCCCCTATGACGGCTTCTCCGTCGGGCTTTTCCTCGAGCATCGCGACAATCGACGATTGATCCGCGAACTGGCGGCGGGCCGGCGCGTGTTGAACCTGTTCGCCTACACCTGCGGCTTCGGCGTCGCAGCCGCGTGCGGCGGAGCGAGCCTCGTCGCCAACGTGGACCTCTCGCGCCGCTACCTCGAATGGGGGCGCGACAATTTCGCGCTCAACGGGATCGAAACGCGCGCAACCAGTGAAGCGGCAGCCCCCGAATCGGAGGCCGGTCTGATAACCCGATTCTATGCATCGGATACGTTTGACTTCTTCGCCCGCGCCGCCCGGCAGGGCCTGGCGTACGACCTGATCGTGCTGGACCCGCCGACGTTCTCCCGCACCCGCCGACCGGCGCGTGTTTTCGAGCTGGATGCCGATCTTCATCGGCTGCTCGCGGGCGCAATCAGCCTGTTGGCCCCCGGCGGGCATCTGTTCTTCGCCACCAATTACCGACAAATGTCAATGAAACGCATCGAAGCTCAACTGCACGCCGCCGCCGAAGCACGCGACGCCCCCCGCCCGCCCCGCCGCGTGAAGATCCTCAAACGCCCCGCGCTGCCCGCCGACTTCGCCGGCGACGCGGATTATTCCAAGTCGATTCTCGTACGCATTGATTAG
- a CDS encoding redoxin domain-containing protein codes for MSELRGLEAVSKKLESVGGKLVAISSDPVKEAKGVTTRQKLSYDLLSDEKVEVIRRLGLFFHESTMDKDTTIPAHYLIDRNGRVAWRWIARKTHDRPDPKDVIAIIEGLPK; via the coding sequence ATGTCCGAGCTTCGAGGTCTCGAAGCTGTAAGCAAGAAGCTGGAATCGGTCGGCGGCAAGCTGGTCGCCATTTCGTCGGACCCGGTCAAAGAGGCCAAGGGCGTCACGACGCGGCAGAAGTTGAGTTACGATCTTCTTAGCGATGAAAAGGTGGAGGTGATCCGCAGGCTGGGGTTGTTCTTTCACGAATCGACCATGGACAAGGACACGACGATCCCGGCGCACTATTTGATCGATCGCAACGGGCGGGTTGCGTGGCGCTGGATCGCGCGGAAGACGCACGATCGGCCCGATCCGAAGGATGTGATCGCGATCATTGAGGGGTTACCGAAATAA
- a CDS encoding redoxin domain-containing protein — translation MSRSTAPDPRAPSRAASAKRAALIGLPVTLVGMVSYMPLMDVPWIRSTALPNIVVALIGMAISVWAMARCRSWWTVPTGAASVLLGGFFMYFMFVMSVQPEAPNAPAVGERIADFTLPNQEGRPVSLASLHANGPALLVFYRGHW, via the coding sequence ATGTCAAGGTCAACCGCGCCGGATCCCCGGGCGCCGTCGCGTGCAGCGTCCGCCAAGCGCGCCGCGCTGATCGGCCTGCCGGTCACACTGGTCGGCATGGTTTCGTACATGCCGCTGATGGATGTGCCGTGGATTCGCTCGACGGCGCTGCCGAACATCGTGGTCGCGTTGATCGGGATGGCGATTTCGGTGTGGGCGATGGCGCGCTGCCGTTCGTGGTGGACGGTGCCGACCGGCGCGGCCAGCGTGCTGCTGGGCGGTTTCTTCATGTATTTCATGTTTGTGATGTCAGTCCAGCCGGAAGCGCCGAACGCACCGGCCGTGGGCGAGCGGATCGCCGATTTCACGCTGCCCAATCAGGAAGGTCGGCCGGTGTCGCTGGCATCGCTTCATGCGAACGGTCCGGCGTTGCTGGTTTTTTATCGCGGGCACTGGTGA
- a CDS encoding LexA family transcriptional regulator — protein MAGTRTRTDSNSHRNSVGARIRSQRLQQGISQCGLAQRANVNQGYLSSIERGDRNPRPDTLRAIAVALGVPESVLLGDGDGHDAPQQLDTRGLPLFGTIPNGAPTDTQEQLEIFPVLRHLWRPDRYCLRCEFDSMEPTLKRGDIILVDYRPGVDPEFVQGRICACLVDGRSTLKRVSVELQTRQRVVILRGDNPATPPMLIDDSREFAIQGVAVCLVSREL, from the coding sequence ATGGCTGGCACTCGCACACGCACGGACTCGAACTCACATCGTAACAGCGTCGGTGCGCGCATCCGCAGCCAACGACTGCAACAGGGAATCTCCCAGTGCGGCCTTGCCCAGCGCGCCAACGTCAACCAGGGCTATCTCTCCTCCATTGAACGCGGCGACCGCAACCCGCGACCCGACACCCTCCGCGCCATCGCCGTCGCGCTCGGCGTGCCCGAATCCGTCCTCCTCGGCGACGGCGACGGCCACGACGCACCGCAGCAACTCGACACCCGCGGCCTGCCGCTCTTCGGCACCATTCCCAATGGCGCCCCGACCGACACGCAGGAGCAGCTCGAAATCTTCCCCGTCCTGCGACACCTCTGGCGGCCCGACCGTTACTGCCTCCGCTGCGAATTCGACTCCATGGAGCCGACCCTCAAACGCGGCGACATCATCCTCGTCGACTACCGCCCCGGCGTCGATCCCGAGTTCGTGCAGGGACGCATCTGCGCCTGCCTCGTCGACGGCCGCTCCACGCTGAAGCGCGTCAGCGTCGAGCTACAGACTCGCCAGCGCGTCGTGATCCTCCGGGGTGACAATCCGGCGACGCCGCCCATGCTGATCGACGACTCGCGCGAGTTCGCCATCCAGGGCGTGGCGGTGTGCCTCGTCAGCCGGGAGTTGTAG